Proteins from one Sylvia atricapilla isolate bSylAtr1 chromosome 1, bSylAtr1.pri, whole genome shotgun sequence genomic window:
- the LOC136359716 gene encoding macrophage mannose receptor 1-like has translation MSLYLPLIFLLSISTSLQISGRGIFSIYNEDNKLCAQAQNSSSVITATCDERDEFQKFRWVSPTQLLSMALKLCLGVLAKDDEAAVTLESCNRTNELQWWECRNETLATHGKDLFLNYGKGKGKKIRLSKGSNKGSRWKIHGSVDSLCSQRYEDIYTLGGNAFGAPCVFPFKHQGKWYAECIPRKDDTRSLWCATSSDFDKDQLFGNCPLKDTTHNNFWKTNPVTETRYQINSESLLTWHQARKSCQQQDAELLRITDLHEEMYLLGLTSDLGINAKLWIGLYNALDSGWKWTGGSPFRYLNWAPGNPSLEPGKICGTFQGRNGKWENQLCDRKLGYICQKRNTSLDSSTIASGDSKHLKCPREWVPYAGHCYRIYRTPKIWKEAQSSCRKEDGDLASIHNIEEYSFTLSQLGYKPDDELWIGLNDFRIQMYFEWSDGTPVIYTKWHHGQPTHTWNKADCILMKGQDGSWADSACEMKFGYICKRKPLAEEPGEAEVSYPGCQKGWMKHGFYCYSLVQLPTTFPEAKKVCEENKGYLATVRDRYEQAFLTSIIGFKPEKYFWIGLSDVEEQGTFRWANGDPVTFTHWNVGMPGEESGCVAMATGSSAGLWDILDCEETNTFLCKQLVEGVTPPPPPPTTAPLLFCPEGWQSTSQSSFCFKIFQGGREKMQTWFEARDFCRTIGGDLACIHSEEEQNLIARLDRGYIHYSYWMGLSALDSDAGFTWSDGSPVNFEKWSHGEPNNYDGNEKCGVFTGYLNMNWNDLFCEHMLDFICQIKKGTSLKPEPNSTFNYEYVVGEDDWIMYKHKEYYFSKEAMSMERARGFCKKNGGDLVTIESETEKNFLWKYIFYKDWGNNFYIGLSVSLDRTFQWMDGTSVNYVAWAPNEPNFANNDENCVVMYTHTGTWNDINCGSVELFICERLNNTVRPTVAPTSPPPKGGCMEDWLLFDNKCFKVFGFNENDTLTWHAARNNCIDLGGNLVTISKKEEQAFLMSLLKNAATDAWIGLNDINVEHTYLWTDGSPVDYTNWAKGSRSYYSMDDCVYLMKNPIEQAGKWKDEGCKASKSYICQKNSDPKLLHSQPTVPAFGFNNYGDDRYEVINYKMSWEKAEKNCKDQFAELASVLDPYAEAFLWLQILKYGEPVWIGLNSNMSGGQYVWSDRRRSRYLNWASGEPNKNKACVYLDLDGFWKTASCNETFLSLCKQSNELIPSEPPQLPGKCPEPKRGRSWIPFRGHCYYVHTTSEESWPDASMMCIQMGASLVSIEDSAEMNFLLLYLSPLASDFRKFWIGLFKNIDGEWIWMDRSAVEYVNWEKGEPTVLFDEHCVDMDVSSGTWRTYYCSVDQNFICKIPKIAEVEPTHDSPVNNASTNKAAASSSGGLGGMIFILIFFLLTGTGLTLYCFYKRRRDRQMFTAGFDNAIYRGDIGTHESNCLVTNIEENEQETI, from the exons ATGTCTCTCTACTTGCccctgatttttcttctctccattaGCACATCTCTTCAAATATCTG GTAGGGGAATATTTTCAATCTATAATGAAGATAACAAGCTCTGTGCCCAAGCTCAGAACTCCAGCTCAGTCATAACTGCCACTTGTGATGAGCGTGATGAGTTTCAGAAGTTCAGGTGGGTCTctcccacacagctgctgagcaTGGCACTCAAGCTGTGCCTGGGGGTGCTTGCCAAGGATGACGAGGCTGCCGTCACGCTAGAATCCTGCAACAGGACAAATGAACTCCAGTGGTGGGAATGCAGAAATGAGACACTTGCAACCCATGGCAAGGATTTATTTCTCAACTATGgcaaggggaaggggaagaaaatcagGCTGTCCAAAGGATCCAACAAAGGGAGCAGGTGGAAAATCCATGGAAGTGTAGACAGCTTGTGCTCTCAGCGCTATGAGG ATATCTACACACTGGGAGGAAATGCCTTTGGTGCACCCTGTGTGTTCCCTTTTAAGCACCAGGGGAAATGGTATGCTGAATGCATCCCTCGGAAGGATGATACACGCTCTCTCTGGTGTGCAACTTCTTCAGATTTTGATAAAGACCAGTTGTTTGGAAACTGCCCACTTAAAG ACACCACCCACAACaacttttggaaaacaaatcctgtgaCAGAAACACGCTATCAAATAAACTCAGAGTCACTTTTGACATGGCACCAAGCAAGAaaaagctgccagcagcaggatgcagaATTATTACGTATCACAGACCTTCatgaagaaatgtatttattag GACTCACTAGTGACCTGGGCATCAATGCAAAGCTCTGGATTGGTCTCTACAATGCACTTGACAGTGGCTGGAAGTGGACTGGGGGAAGTCCTTTCAGATATCTCAATTGGGCTCCAG gaaatccCTCCCTGGAACCTGGAAAAATATGTGGGACCTTCCAAGGAAGGAATGGCAAATGGGAAAACCAGCTTTGTGACCGGAAACTGGGATATATCTGCCAAAAGAGAAACACCTCCTTGGATTCTTCCACCATCGCCTCAG gtgattcaaagcatttaaaatgccCCAGGGAATGGGTGCCCTATGCAGGTCATTGCTACAGGATTTATAGAACACCAAAAATATGGAAAGAAGCCCAGTCTTCCTGTAGAAAAGAAGATGGAGATCTGGCAAGCATTCATAATATTGAAGAGTACAGTTTTACATTGTCACAGCTCGGGTACA AGCCAGATGATGAGCTCTGGATTGGTCTAAATGACTTCAGGATTCAAATGTACTTTGAATGGAGTGATGGCACACCTGTGATTTATACCAAATGGCACCATGGACAGCCAACCCACACTTGGAATAAGGCAGACTGCATCCTTATGAAAGGACAG GATGGATCCTGGGCTGACAGTGCTTGTGAAATGAAATTTGGCTACATCTGTAAAAGGAAACCCTTGGCTGAAGAACCAGGAGAAGCTGAAGTTAGTTACCCAGGCTGCCAGAAA GGCTGGATGAAGCATGGCTTTTACTGTTACTCCTTGGTGCAGCTGCCAACAACATTTCcagaagcaaaaaaagtttgtgaagaaaataaaggttATCTGGCTACTGTAAGAGACAG ATATGAACAAGCTTTTCTGACCTCCATAATTGGattcaaaccagaaaaatacttctggaTTGGTCTTTCAGATGTAGAAGAACAGGGGACATTCAGGTGGGCCAATGGAGATCCCGTCACCTTCACTCACTGGAATGTGGGGATGCCTG GAGAGGAGTCAGGTTGTGTGGCCATGGCAACAGGAAGTTCAGCTGGGTTGTGGGATATTTTGGACTGTGAAGAAACAAACACGTTTCTCTGCAAGCAGCTGGTGGAGGGAGTcacccctcctcctcctcctccaacaACAGCCCCTCTCCTGTTTTGCCCAGAGGGATGGCAGTCTACTTCtcagagcagcttctgcttcAAA ATTTTTCAaggtggaagggaaaaaatgcaaacatggTTTGAAGCAAGAGACTTTTGCAGAACTATTGGAGGAGATCTTGCATGTATCCACAGTGAAGAAGAACAAAACCTGATCGCTAGACT AGACAGAGGTTATATTCACTATTCCTACTGGATGGGTTTAAGTGCCTTGGACTCTGATGCTGGATTTACATGGAGTGATGGCTCACCA gtaaattttgaaaaatggtCACATGGAGAACCAAACAATTATGACGGGAATGAAAAATGTGGCGTGTTTACTGGCTATCTCAATATGAACTGGAACGATTTATTTTGTGAACACATGCTGGACTTCATTTGCCaaattaaaaaag GAACCTCACTGAAACCAGAGCCTAATTCTACATTCA ATTATGAATATGTTGTTGGTGAAGATGACTGGATAATGTATAAACACAAGGAATACTACTTCAGCAAAGAAGCCATGTCTATGGAAAGAGCCAGAGGCTTTTGCAAGAAGAATGGTGGTGACCTTGTAACCATTGagagtgaaacagaaaaaaatttcctttggaaatat atTTTCTATAAAGACTGGGGGAACAACTTCTATATTGGCTTAAGTGTGAGCCTTGACAGAACATTCCA gTGGATGGATGGAACATCAGTGAACTATGTTGCCTGGGCTCCAAATGAACCCAATTTTGCAAATAATGATGAAAACTGTGTGGTCATGTATACCCATACAG GTACATGGAATGATATCAACTGTGGCAGTGTTGAGTTATTCATCTGTGAAAGGCTTAACAATACTGTTCGTCCAACTGTTGCTCCCACTTCACCCCCACCAAAGGGGGGGTGTATGGAAGACTGGCTCCTCTTTGATAACAAG tgttttaaagtCTTTGGCTTTAATGAAAATGATACATTAACATGGCATGCTGCACGAAACAACTGCATTGATCTTGGAGGAAATCTGGTTACTATATCAAAAAAGGAAGAGCAAG CTTTCCTTATGTCCCTCCTAAAAAATGCTGCAACTGATGCTTGGATTGGACTGAATGACATAAATGTGGAGCATACATACTTATGGACAGATGGAAGCCCAGTGGACTACACAAATTGGGCAAAAGGTTCCCGAAGTTATTATAGTATG GATGATTGTGTCTATTTGATGAAGAACCCTATTGAACAGGCAGGGAAATGGAAAGATGAAGGATGTAAAGCAAGCAAAAGTTACATCTGCCAAAAAAATTCTG ACCCCAAACTGCTGCACTCCCAACCCACAGTTCCGGCGTTTGGCTTTAACAATTATGGTGATGACCGCTATGAAGTCATCAACTACAAAATGAGctgggaaaaagcagagaagaactGCAAGGATCAGTTTGCAGAACTGGCCAGTGTCTTGGATCCTTATGCTGAAGCTTTCTTGTGGTTACAAATATTAAAGTATGGGGAGCCTGTATGGATTGGCCTTAACAGCAATATG AGTGGTGGCCAGTACGTATGGTCAGATAGAAGGAGGAGCAGGTATCTTAACTGGGCCAGTGGagaaccaaataaaaacaaagcctgTGTCTATTTAGATTTGGATGGTTTCTGGAAGACAGCATCTTgcaatgaaacatttttatctCTCTGTAAGCAATCCAATG AGTTAATCCCTAGTGAACCACCTCAGCTTCCTGGGAAGTGTCCTGAACCGAAGCGTGGGCGATCCTGGATTCCCTTCCGTGGGCACTGTTACTATGTTCACACCACTTCTGAGGAAAGCTGGCCTGATGCTTCCATGATGTGTATTCAAATGG GTGCCTCTCTGGTTTCCATAGAAGATTCAGCTGAAATGAATTTTCTCTTACTCTACTTGTCTCCACTTGCAAGTGACTTCAGAAAGTTTTGGATAGGATTGTTCAAAAATATTGACG GAGAGTGGATATGGATGGACAGAAGTGCTGTAGAATATGTCAACTGGGAGAAAGGAGAGCCTACAGTACTTTTCGATGAACACTGTGTTGACATGGATGTCTCAAGCGGAACTTGGAGGACCTATTATTGCTCTGTTGACCAGAATTTTATCTGCAAAATCCCCAAAA ttGCTGAAGTTGAGCCAACCCATGATTCACCTGTCAACAATG